In Harmonia axyridis chromosome 6, icHarAxyr1.1, whole genome shotgun sequence, a single window of DNA contains:
- the LOC123681924 gene encoding uncharacterized protein LOC123681924: protein MLKLMMRIHDDIDGSEFHELEAFLKRKSKGYEPKKSQVFSREDIVKFLKNASDQKYLLHKVVLIMGYFGGCRCQELLNMKINHIEDRGSVMVVDIPESKTDIRKRFTIVEENEFSALSLVRKYMLLRPSGPERFFLTYRGKRCSVQPVGKNTFGKIPSKIASFLELSNPEAFTGHCLRRTSATALVNAGANMTTLKRHGGWRSSTVAEGYLADSMELKNKTARMLAGMSDERRETTSCLNTVINSDNRLIENPCNSGNNFNGKFDNCRFIFVNTLEGVKDL, encoded by the exons ATGTTAAAATTGATGATGAGAATACATGATGACATAGATGGAAGTGAATTTCACGAATTGGAAGCGTTTCTCAAACGCAAAAGTAAAGGCTATGAGCCAAAAAAGTCTCAAGTGTTTAGTCGGGAAGatattgtcaaatttttgaagaatgcgTCTGATCAAAAATACTTACTTCATAAG GTAGTTTTGATTATGGGTTATTTCGGGGGCTGTAGATGTCAAGAacttttgaatatgaaaattaatcACATCGAAGATAGGGGCTCTGTTATGGTGGTTGACATTCCGGAAAGTAAAACAGATATTCGTAAGAGATTTACTATTGTGGAAGAAAACGAGTTCTCTGCATTGAGTCTAGTGAGGAAGTATATGCTTCTACGTCCATCGGGCCCGGAAAGATTTTTTCTAACGTATCGAGGAAAACGTTGCTCAGTTCAACCGGTTGGAAAAAATACATTCGGGAAAATTCCAAGCAAAATTGCTAGTTTTTTGGAATTGTCGAATCCAGAAGCATTCACAGGACATTGTCTGCGAAGGACTTCTGCGACTGCCTTGGTCAATGCAGGAGCAAATATGACAACATTGAAGAGACATGGTGGATGGCGAAGTTCAACGGTGGCAGAAGGGTATTTGGCCGACAGcatggaattgaaaaacaaaactgcaagaATGTTAGCTGGCATGTCAGATGAAAGAAGGGAAACAACTTCATGTTTGAATACAGTCATTAACAGTGACAACCGTTTAATAGAAAATCCTTGCAATTCGGGTAACAACTTTAATGGTAAATTCGACAACTGTCGGTTTATTTTTGTGAACACTTTAGAGGGAGTTAAAGATCTATAA
- the LOC123681925 gene encoding uncharacterized protein LOC123681925 yields the protein MDVNRLLNDELTYELQLRGQTIPSTVTLKRSLLRQVLKLNLPLQPTGTNPTLDMESCQNKLTDLLETIKHFDTGNTTNEYTRISTRLIHIQRRLNFIITENETESQMIEKLKETAARALRSLEALVTADRPQPSNHPDGSLLDVEIPQSPGMSPIQPTKVAPLETSLITLDADDQPLPQVPIPQAATPKNKSKLAQVLNETRQECEDLLQHLPTMPVSQPQRQNVEQQEGPTHSRWTSSMRRVSFPHPTESIIDLNPRHDTQQKSTPTATVPIHKWNIYFDGTDSVTGFIEEIERLAESRKTSLEHVFESIYELLRKDAKDWFIPRRGLFRNWDDFKTQLKEAFLPVNYEENLLDEIKKRMQGPDEKLLLYVTRMQNLFQKLTCNRPTESEQIRLIRQRLLPSLQQALAFQETTTYDELLKKGKVFEMVQWQMGHYTKPPVKPSLIDEPHLTYHQRRQQDYPANLSAISENTKQRNHSTRQKAPTPSPSPKKGPSRPLTTATRIEDWNCSVSPGPDRPHLPSRPPEYSTNRTGNANTSQDRNGSPPERRVSSQTQCFRCGGYGHLRRDCRGTPKMFCSRCQRENILSRDCPCPQNRRGTTPSTSAGFLTTVIPIVSNDSWPLVEVHIEGKLFHALIDTGAAKSCCSQRVAQLCERNGIKGEKSTTEAVMVANGQTTAIPKMYHLGMVIADYALKNIEFLLVPNLPVDLILGIEMLKTYNFSLDIKNTECYLEGRRIPRAKQVSQEVIEVQTPEKHLQNRRGSHNRLADSLSRNPLPTLNCVQLKETGMQCKWYKNKFQEVEKGPEHCPKYSIINGRLHRHFWDSSDVREAGTGHPWKLCIPTEQRTKVLKENHDSALAGHLGIANMIAKISRNYYWPGMFRDIAKYVRNCTSCQKFKVPQQQLAGKMQPRKMVDAPFKEVPVLRRRATTEMRMPGTPQSSVSSVRGRNTLARVERVVKRTTTQSTQTPPLCQLRANQTTPAPKNVRTVGTMGSRVYLEVRSNTCWKCGKTCPSRQECRGPPLLFCSRCGLIGTQTRYCECVPRKLAPRPPATRSEQPARHPCARCTEREAMQRKMR from the exons GACATGGAGTCCTGTCAGAACAAACTCACCGACTTGCTGGAAACCATTAAACACTTTGACACTGGGAACACCACAAATGAATATACTCGGATTTCAACAAGATTGATACACATTCAGAGAAGACTGAATTTTATTATCACTGAAAATGAAACCGAGTCACAGATGATAGAAAAATTAAAGGAGACTGCAGCTCGGGCCTTGAGGTCATTGGAGGCACTAGTGACTGCAGACAGACCGCAGCCATCGAATCATCCGGATGGATCGCTTTTGGATGTAGAGATCCCACAGTCGCCGGGGATGTCTCCCATACAGCCAACTAAGGTTGCACCACTGGAGACATCGTTGATAACATTGGACGCTGATGATCAGCCACTACCACAGGTTCCAATTCCCCAGGCTGCGACacctaaaaataaatcaaaattagcaCAGGTCCTGAATGAAACTAGACAGGAATGTGAAGATTTACTACAGCATTTACCAACAATGCCAGTTTCTCAACCACAGAGACAGAATGTGGAACAACAAGAGGGGCCAACTCATAGTAGGTGGACGAGCTCTATGAGAAGGGTGTCATTCCCCCATCCGACGGAATCAATAATAGATTTGAACCCCCGACATGACACCCAACAGAAGTCAACACCGACCGCAACGGTACCCAttcataaatggaatatttattttgatgggACTGATAGCGTAACCGGATTTATAGAAGAGATAGAGAGACTTGCTGAATCCCGAAAGACATCCTTAGAACATGTGTTCGAATCGATTTACGAACTTCTGCGAAAGGATGCCAAAGATTGGTTCATCCCCCGGAGGGGACTCTTCAGAAACTGGGACGACTTCAAGACTCAATTAAAAGAGGCATTCTTACCAGTCAACTATGAAGAGAACCTACTGGATGAAATCAAGAAGAGGATGCAAGGTCCTGATGAGAAGTTACTACTGTATGTCACCCGGATGCAAAATTTGTTCCAGAAGCTGACTTGCAATCGTCCCACTGAGAGTGAAcagattcgactgataagacagAGGTTATTGCCATCACTGCAACAGGCTTTGGCCTTTCAAGAGACCACCACGTATGATGAACTCCTGAAAAAgggaaaagtttttgaaatggTTCAATGGCAGATGGGACATTATACCAAACCACCGGTTAAACCCAGCCTCATCGATGAACCACATCTAACATATCATCAACGTCGTCAACAGGACTACCCGGCCAACCTCTCTGCAATTTCGGAGAATACTAAACAACGAAACCACAGTACTCGTCAGAAAGCTCCCACACCATCTCCATCTCCGAAGAAGGGCCCGTCAAGACCGCTAACCACAGCCACAAGGATAGAAGACTGGAATTGCTCAGTATCCCCTGGACCAGATCGTCCCCATCTGCCCTCGAGGCCACCGGAATACTCGACCAACAGAACAGGAAATGCCAACACCTCCCAGGATCGGAATGGATCACCACCGGAGCGAAGAGTGTCCTCCCAGACACAATGCTTCAGATGCGGGGGATATGGCCACCTACGTCGAGACTGCCGAGGGACACCGAAAATGTTTTGCTCCCGATGTCAACGAGAAAATATCCTCTCACGAGACTGCCCATGTCCTCAAAACCGGAGAGGAACGACACCGTCAACTTCAGCGGGGTTCCTAACTACAGTAATTCCTATCGTTAGCAACGACAGCTGGCCTCTGGTAGAAGTGCACATTGAGGGAAAGTTATTCCATGCATTGATAGACACTGGTGCGGCAAAGAGCTGCTGTAGTCAGAGGGTGGCCCAGCTGTGTGAAAGAAACGGAATCAAGGGAGAAAAATCAACGACTGAAGCTGTCATGGTAGCAAATGGACAAACTACAGCCATACCGAAGATGTATCACCTTGGAATGGTGATAGCCGATTATGCCCTGAAGAACATAGAATTCTTACTTGTACCCAACTTACCAGTCGACTTAATCCTGGGAATAGAGATGCTGAAGACATACAACTTCTCCCTGGATATCAAGAACACCGAATGTTATCTAGAAGGACGACGGATCCCCAGAGCTAAACAGGTTAGCCAAGAGGTCATAGAGGTGCAGACTCCCGAAAAACACCTCCAGAATCGAAGAGGATCCCACAACAGACTTGCCGACAGCCTGTCAAGAAATCCATTGCCGACACTCAACTGTGTCCAACTGAAAGAAACAGGTATGCAATGTAAGTGGTACAAAAATAAGTTTCAGGAAGTAGAGAAAGGACCAGAGCACTGCCCCAAGTATTCCATCATCAATGGAAGATTGCACCGACACTTTTGGGATTCATCAGACGTCAGGGAAGCTGGAACAGGCCATCCCTGGAAGTTGTGTATACCCACCGAACAGAGGACCAAAGTACTGAAAGAAAACCACGACTCTGCCTTGGCTGGACATCTGGGAATAGCTAATATGATTGCGAAGATCTCGCGGAATTATTACTGGCCAGGTATGTTTAGGGACATTGCGAAATATGTCCGGAACTGCACTTCGTGCCAAAAGTTCAAAGTACCCCAACAGCAACTGGCAGGAAAGATGCAACCTCGAaagatggtggatgcgccgtTCAAGGAAGTACCGGTGTTAAGGAGGAGAGCAACGACGGAGATGCGGATGCCCGGAACCCCCCAGAGCTCGGTATCGTCAGTGCGAGGGAGAAACACCCTAGCAAGAGTGGAGAGGGTGGTGAAACGGACCACTACACAGTCTACACAGACCCCCCCTTTGTGCCAGCTGCGTGCCA atcaaacCACACCGGCCCCCAAGAATGTCCGTACGGTAGGTACGATGGGATCTAGGGTCTATCTGGAGGTGAGATCCAACACGTGCTGGAAGTGCGGCAAGACATGCCCCTCGCGGCAGGAGTGTCGAGGTCCACCACTCCTATTTTGCAGCAGATGTGGTTTGATAGGTACGCAGACCAGGTACTGCGAGTGCGTACCCAGGAAACTGGCCCCACGACCGCCAGCAACTAGGTCGGAACAACCAGCCAGGCATCCATGTGCAAGATGCACAGAAAGGGAGGCCATGCAGCGGAAAATGAGATAG